From Fusarium fujikuroi IMI 58289 draft genome, chromosome FFUJ_chr07, a single genomic window includes:
- a CDS encoding NAAP-1 amino acid permease NAAP1 yields MESKSSSDNPTNVSQEKGTTITEHPGDIQTGSGFAFQEESKWTRNGLTLESFQRRKDTGDHELDRRMKPRHLQMIAIGGSIGAGFFVGSGKALYTGGPGSVLIDFIIIGAMIFNVVFALGELAVMYPVSGGFYIYSSRFIDPSWGFAMGWNYVAQWATVLPLELTICAVCIEYWNDELSPGIFIAIFLVAIILINIFGGIGYAEEEFWSSCLKLGATVAFMFISLVLVCGGGPSNGRYNEYWGTRYWREDPGAFKNGFKGFCSVFVTAAFSFAGTELVGLAAAESENPTKALPGAIKQVFWRITLFFVLGLFFIGLLIKSTDDRLNISGYSNAKASPFVLVGEYSGLTGLADFMNVIILVSVLSLGVSCVYGGSRTLTAMAQNGYAPKMFAYIDRGGRPLVSVAVHILMGFIAFVNLDPKGGQIFDWLLALSGLSTLFTWGSICLAHIRFRKAWARQGHTLDEIPFRAAFGVIGSWISLGLICLVLIAQFYVAITAPPGESGMGTVEGFFISYLALPVVLAFWAIGYFWKREGWLSIDKIDVDTGRREHNWDEINAYRAKVATWPAWRRFLNKIM; encoded by the exons ATGGAATCAAAGAGTTCCAGCGACAACCCGACCAATGTGTCCCAGGAGAAGGGCACCACCATCACTGAGCACCCTGGCGATATCCAGACCGGCAGTGGCTTCGCTTTCCAGGAGGAAAGCAAGTGGACTCGAAATGGTCTCACTCTTGAGTCCTTTCAGCGCCGCAAGGACACTGGTGACCATGAGCTTGATCGCCGTATGAagcctcgccatcttcagatGATTGCCATCGGTGGTTCTATTGGTGCTGGTTTCTTCGTCGGTTCAGGAAAGGCCCTTTACACTGGC GGTCCTGGATCTGTTCTCATCGACTTCATCATTATTGGTGCTATGATCTTCAACGTCG TCTTCGCTCTCGGTGAACTTGCCGTCATGTATCCCGTGTCCGGTGGTTTCTATATCTACTCGTCTCGCTTTATCGACCCTTCTTGGGGTTTCGCCATGGGTTGGAACTATGTCGCACAATGGGCTACCGTCTTACCACTCGAACTGACAATCTGTGCTGTTTGTATCGAATATTGGAATGATGAGCTCTCCCCTGGAATCTTTATTGCAATTTTCCTTGTTgccatcattctcatcaacatctttggTGGTATTGGATACGCCGAGGAAGAATTTTGGTCATCTTGCCTCAAGCTTGGAGCTACTGTTGCTTTCATGTTCATCTCTCTTGTCCTCGTCTGTGGTGGCGGTCCATCCAACGGTCGATACAACGAGTACTGGGGCACACGCTACTGGAGAGAGGATCCAGGTGCTTTCAAGAACGGCTTCAAGGGATTCTGCTCTGTCTTCGTCACTGCTGCTTTCTCTTTTGCCGGTACTGAGCTTGTTGGTCTCGCCGCTGCCGAGTCTGAGAACCCCACCAAGGCTCTGCCTGGTGCCATCAAGCAGGTTTTCTGGCGTATcaccctcttcttcgtccttgGTCTTTTCTTCATCGGCCTTCTTATCAAGTCCACTGATGACCGACTCAACATTTCCGGTTACTCCAACGCAAAGGCCTCGCCTTTCGTGCTTGTCGGCGAATACTCCGGCCTTACTGGCCTCGCCGACTTCATGAACGTCATTATCCTCGTCTCCGTTCTTTCTCTTGGTGTGTCGTGTGTTTACGGAGGCTCCCGTACCCTGACTGCCATGGCTCAGAACGGATATGCCCCCAAGATGTTCGCCTATATCGACCGTGGTGGCCGCCCCCTTGTTTCCGTCGCTGTCCATATTCTCATGGGCTTCATCGCTTTCGTCAACCTTGATCCCAAGGGTGGACAGATCTTTGACTGGCTCCTGGCTCTTTCTGGTCTCTCGACCCTGTTCACCTGGGGTTCTATCTGCCTTGCTCACATTCGGTTCCGCAAAGCTTGGGCCCGACAAGGCCACACTCTGGATGAGATTCCTTTCAGGGCTGCTTTTGGTGTTATCGGCTCCTGGATTAGTCTCGGCCTCATCTGTCTCGTCCTTATTGCCCAG TTCTATGTTGCTATTACTGCTCCTCCTGGTGAATCTGGTATGGGAACCGTCGAGGGATTCTTCATCTCGTACCTCGCTTTGCCCGTTGTCCTTGCCTTCTGGGCCATTGGCTATTTCTGGAAGCGTGAGGGCTGGCTGTCAATCGACAAGATCGATGTCGACACTGGCCGACGTGAGCACAACTGGGACGAGATCAACGCTTACCGTGCCAAGGTCGCCACTTGGCCCGCTTGGCGACGCTTCCTCAACAAGATCATGTAA
- a CDS encoding related to amino acid transport protein GAP1, whose translation MRRESIHDVNIPAGTTEKSRGSMTKDDGLDLAASRSIDEVQAIEMQEGKHGQFHRSFTPRQVHIIALGSNIGSGVFIATGKALATGGPGNMVIAYFMVCTCVWAVLQSLSEMTIAFPVSGNYIDYADRWVDPALAFGAGFAEWLGWTAIVSAEAGFFHILVGYWSGGSFPLAASLSIFMFACLVIFLLPNTVFAWFEYVTSLIKIFLFLIIITLSLALVLGAGPNGYVHHGETWTDLPAFLNGFSGFANCALLATWAVGDQVFIGIMGGEAESPRFSLAHATKLVPFRVNFIYMLSVVFITILVPSNDPRLLGGGGVAASPFVVAVTDSGIPGISSLLNAGMICGVLAIAAESVYLSSRVLRTMAHQGLISTRLAHVDDKGRPRLALIITSVVAVVLGYIQLSAGGLTVLNWLISITSASFFTNWIIISFTNYRFHCALKAQNDKLFSETYAWRSSAWPIAPAWLMLISVMLLVCCIYSGIKPVGGAGFSASNFFQYMIGVLVIFGFTAGYKVIFRTPWRDPATADCLTGRRHLSVEEIKHLDEYYAKPKWRRFLTYVQLW comes from the exons ATGCGTCGAGAAAGTATTCACGATGTCAATATTCCAGCTGGGACGACGGAAAAGTCCCGCGGCTCGATGACGAAAGACGATGGTCTTGACCTCGCAGCTTCACGAAGCATTGACGAAGTCCAGGCTATTGAAATGCAAGAGGGCAAGCATGGGCAATTCCATCGATCCTTTACACCACGACAAGTTCAT ATCATTGCTCTAGGTTCCAATATCGGCTCGGGCGTCTTCATCGCTACTGGAAAAGCCCTCGCGACTGGCGGTCCAGGAAACATGGTGATTGCATATTTCATGGTGTGCACCTGTGTCTGGGCTGTTCTACAATCGTTGTCAGAAATGACTATCGCGTTCCCTGTTTCAGGAAACTATATCGACTATGCTGATCGTTGGGTTGATCCCGCTCTGGCTTTTGGAGCAGGTTTCGCCGAGTGGCTTG GTTGGACTGCTATCGTTTCTGCTGAGGCCGGTTTCTTCCACATCTTGGTAGGATATTGGTCTGGAGGCTCGTTTCCTTTGGCTGCATCAC TCAGCATCTTCATGTTCGCCTGTCTCGTCATCTTTCTCCTCCCGAACACCGTATTCGCCTGGTTTGAATATGTAACATCGTTGATCAAgattttcctcttcttgattATCATTACTctctccttggctttggtTCTTGGAGCTGGTCCCAACGGTTATGTTCATCACGGAGAGACATGGACTGACCTACCAGCATTCCTGAACGGCTTCTCT GGATTCGCCAACTGTGCACTCCTCGCTACCTGGGCCGTCGGTGACCAAGTCTTCATCGGCATCATGGGCGGTGAAGCTGAGAGCCCACGCTTCTCCCTCGCTCACGCCACCAAGCTCGTCCCCTTCCGAGTCAACTTCATCTACATGCTCAgcgtcgtcttcatcacgATTCTCGTTCCTTCCAACGACCCCCGCCTTCTCGGTGGAGGTGGTGTTGCTGCTTCACCCTTTGTCGTTGCTGTTACAGACTCTGGAATTCCCGGCATCTCGTCGCTCCTGAACGCTGGAATGATCTGCGGTGTCCTCGCCATCGCAGCTGAGTCAGTCTATCTCTCATCTCGAGTCCTGCGAACTATGGCCCACCAGGGTCTCATCTCTACCCGCCTCGCACATGTCGATGATAAGGGACGTCCCAGACTTGCTTTGATCATCAcctctgttgttgctgttgttctcGGATACATTCAGCTTTCTG CTGGCGGTCTTACTGTCTTGAACTGGCTGATCTCCATTACAAGCGCCTCCTTCTTCACAAACtggatcatcatctccttcacTAACTACCGATTTCACTGTGCTCTGAAGGCCCAGAACGACAAACTCTTCTCAGAGACTTATGCCTGGAGATCCAGTGCTTGGCCCATTGCGCCAGCATGGTTGATGCTTATCTCCGTCATGTTGTTGGTCTGCTGTATCTATTCCGGAATCAAGCCTGTT GGTGGCGCTGGCTTTTCtgcctccaacttcttccaaTACATGATTGGTGTTCTCGTCATCTTTGGTTTCACTGCCGGATACAAGGTTATCTTCCGAACTCCCTGGAGAGATCCTGCCACCGCAGACTGTCTCACCGGCCGACGACACTTGAGCGTCGAGGAGATCAAGCATCTCGACGAGTACTATGCTAAGCCCAAGTGGAGGCGCTTCCTCACTTATGTCCAACTGTGGTAA
- a CDS encoding related to positive activator of transcription, giving the protein MSSSTRANATRPNNARKRVPKACVRCRDQKIRCSGSQPCQQCDKRGSVCQFDDESRKVVVSRGYINRLQERLAALESKSEEHSLLEATTGRSRSTDLSGRIPLSTENNEIPEQAIKTSASISPYGTAEAQDQPQLNGEGKAPLTNPLAFHTYDFVPSVTGHILFMGTSSNWSFNKRVLTMTHERVKGRPLSMHNLHFAGTEGKVFDLKWDGARKFTSQDVPDTSALPTKDFALYLINSVKFHCGWLYSLFDEDIFMERFRLFHENPSEYAHAEPLWFVHYLLVLAFGKAFVVQSTKSRRPPGGDFFIQAMKLMPDFNFFDCDIIEEMQVLCCAALYLQSVDHIQQAYRLVCSALRHGLEHGIHTEMQSDSLDAAYVQRSRHMFWTLYILERQLISLLGLPLSIADETISARFPDFPGQPQKLEALNIHVDFCRVLAKINQTVYGLEGKLDSRYLGATQSVLKSIATVTERLNKSFEIQASEGMAGISRISAHLHLMQHQCIILTTRPLLYTFLLSRLGHLEVALMHWLQSESVKGLVQMCTESAQQILRILSSLSEQGLLEIFLKFDQDAAFTATIALLMAAAIDSSLLPDHTPWTQRAYGLFDEMNSRGNLVANMVAAELKQLEDLLKGFLASNDSRPVVATQGPNTPRQGFMNDIDSGTGSVTDYAEPFSIEPDDDFGLGLNYELSAEQLLNIANSLDIDSLTWPWPEDPMAEDVDDV; this is encoded by the exons ATGTCATCGTCTACAAGAGCTAATGCTACCAGACCAAATAATGCAAGGAAGCGTGTTCCTAAAGC CTGTGTAAGATGTCGAGATCAGAAGATTAGATGTTCTGGATCGCAGCCATGTCAGCAATGCGATAAGAGGGGGTCAGTGTGTCAATTCGATGATGAATCACGTAAAGTTGTCGTTTCGAGAGG GTATATCAACCGTCTCCAAGAGAGGTTGGCGGCCTTGGAGAGCAAGTCAGAAGAACACTCCCTCCTTGAAGCTACGACTGGCCGGTCGAGGAGCACCGATCTGA GCGGTCGTATACCACTTTCCACCGAGAACAACGAGATCCCAGAACAAGCAATCAAGACTTCAGCGTCAATATCACCATACGGAACCGCTGAGGCACAAGATCAACCACAGCTCAATGGTGAAGGCAAAGCTCCCCTCACGAATCCTTTAGCCTTCCACACTTATGACTTTGTTCCAAGCGTCACAGGGCACATCC TTTTCATGGGAACATCATCAAATTGGTCCTTCAACAAGCGAGTCTTGACCATGACACACGAACGTGTCAAGGGCCGTCCATTATCAATGCACAACTTGCACTTCGCCGGCACTGAGGGAAAGGTCTTTGATCTGAAATGGGACGGGGCTAGAAAGTTTACATCGCAGGATGTTCCCGACACATCTGCGCTGCCAACTAAAGACTTTGCTTTATATCTCATCAACTCGGTCAAGTTCCACTGCGGTTGGCTTTACAGCCTATTCGACGAGGACATCTTCATGGAACGCTTCCGTCTGTTCCATGAGAACCCTTCTGAATATGCGCATGCAGAACCTTTGTGGTTCGTTCACTACCTTCTTGTCCTGGCTTTTGGGAAGGCTTTCGTGGTTCAGTCAACCAAGTCAAGACGACCTCCTGGTGGTGACTTCTTCATACAAGCCATGAAGCTCATGCCCGACTTCAACTTCTTTGATTGTGATATAATAGAGGAGATGCAGGTTCTTTGCTGCGCTGCTCTATATCTTCAATCTGTGGATCACATACAACAGGCATATCGTCTG GTCTGCTCCGCACTTCGTCATGGTCTAGAACACGGTATACACACTGAGATGCAATCTGATTCTCTTGACGCAGCTTACGTACAGAGAAGCCGACACATGTTCTGGACACTCTATATCCTCGAACGCCAGCTGATTTCGCTTCTGGGACTTCCGTTGAGTATAGCCGACGAGACGATAAGCGCACGCTTCCCCGACTTTCCAGGCCAGCCGCAAAAGTTAGAGGCACTGAATATACATGTTGACTTCTGCAGGGTTCTTGCAAAAATAAATCAGA CTGTTTATGGCCTTGAAGGAAAGCTCGACAGTCGATACCTCGGTGCTACTCAGTCCGTTCTCAAGAGTATCGCTACCGTGACAGAGCGATTGAACAAGTCCTTTGAGATTCAGGCAAGCGAGGGGATGGCTGGCATATCACGGATATCAGCACATCTCCATTTGATGCAACACCAA TGCATCATTCTCACTACAAGGCCACTTCTATACACGTTCCTGCTTTCCAGGCTTGGTCACTTGGAGGTAGCTTTGATGCATTGGCTACAATCAGAGAGTGTGAAAGGGCTAGTCCAAATGTGCACCGAGTCTGCTCAGCAGATTTTGAGGATCCTCTCCAGTCTTTCTGAGCAAGGGCTCTTAG AAATATTCCTGAAATTCGATCAGGACGCCGCTTTTACCGCTACAATTGCGCTGCTCATGGCCGCTGCGATTGACTCATCGCTACTACCAGACCACACTCCCTGGACGCAACGCGCCTACGGTCTCTTCGACGAGATGAACTCGAGAGGCAATCTCGTAGCTAACATGGTTGCAGCTGAACTGAAGCAGCTGGAAGACTTACTCAAAGGCTTCCTCGCCAGCAATGACTCGAGACCTGTGGTTGCGACACAGGGTCCAAACACGCCTCGACAGGGCTTTATGAATGACATAGACAGTGGCACAGGCTCTGTCACCGATTATGCCGAGCCGTTTAGTATCGAGCCGGATGATGACTTTGGATTAGGGCTAAACTATGAACTTAGTGCGGAACAGCTGTTGAACATTGCTAATTCGCTGGATATCGATAGCTTAACATGGCCGTGGCCGGAGGATCCTATGGCTGAAGATGTGGACGATGTATGA
- a CDS encoding related to several transaminases codes for MEGRKVPRAPELSAESPSSSSAGFKTYSAAGTASASADRISLVSGHLSSSSYTAASPAQASVPSQARRLSTTTTTMSSQPEHATLLIPGPIEFDDEVLKSMGHYSESHVGPGFVNTFGETLTLTRKLFQSTDPSAQPYVISGSGTLGWDIVAANLVEAGENALVLSTGYFGDGFADCLHAYGANVTKLDGEVGGRPQLPEIEKALSEKKYKILTVTHVDTSTGVLSELKNLAATVRRVSPETLVIVDGVCSVACEEIAFDEWGLDGVVTASQKAIGVPAGLSISFFSGRAVAAALENRKTPIPAYFASLKNWTPIMKNYEAKKPSYFATPSPQLIHALHTGLTQIFTKPLSERFQGHIEVSNKVKKAVTDLGLKVVATKPEDQAHAMTAIYLPDGIGAADVLPKLAAKGVVFAGGIHKAIAPKYIRFGHMGVSALDPSRNHIEKALSALKDSLFEVGYKA; via the exons ATGGAGGGGAGAAAGGTGCCCCGCGCTCCGGAGCTGTCCGCCGAGagcccctcttcttcttcggcggGCTTCAAGACGTATTCGGCCGCTGGAACTGCATCTGCGTCGGCCGATAGGATCTCTCTCGTCTCAGGTCActtgtcgtcttcttcttataCCGCGGCTTCTCCTGCTCAAGCTTCAGttccttctcaagctcgtcgtctttcaacaaccacaaccaccatGTCTTCTCAACCTGAACACGCTACTCTCCTCATCCCCGGACCCATTGAGTTCGATGATGAGGTCCTCAAGTCCATGGGCCACTACAG TGAAAGCCACGTCGGCCCCGGCTTCGTCAATACCTTCGGCGAGACCCTTACCCTGACCCGCAAGCTGTTCCAATCGACCGACCCCTCCGCCCAGCCCTACGTTATCTCCGGTTCCGGTACCCTGGGATGGGATATTGTTGCTGCCAACCTTGTCGAGGCCGGTGAGAACGCCCTCGTTCTCAGCACTGGATActttggcgatggcttcgcCGACTGCCTGCACGCCTACGGTGCCAACGTCACCAAGCTCGACGGTGAAGTTGGCGGCCGACCTCAGCTCCCCGAGATTGAAAAGGCTCTTTCTGAGAAGAAGTACAAGATCCTCACAGTAACTCACGTCGACACATCGACTGGTGTCCTAAGTGAGCTCAAGAACCTTGCCGCTACTGTCCGCCGTGTCTCCCCCGAGACTCTTGTCATCGTCGATGGTGTTTGCAGTGTTGCCTGTGAGGAGATCGCTTTCGATGAGTGGGGTCTGGATGGTGTTGTTACTGCCAGTCAGAAGGCCATTGGTGTTCCCGCTGGTCTCTCCATCTCATTCTTCAGCGGCCGAGCTGTCGCCGCCGCTCTTGAGAACCGCAAGACTCCTATTCCCGCTTACTTCGCCTCCCTGAAAAACTGGACGCCCATCATGAAGAACtacgaggccaagaagccctCTTACTTCGCtactccttctcctcagctcATCCACGCCCTCCACACTGGCCTTACTCAGATCTTCACCAAGCCCCTATCCGAGCGATTCCAGGGCCACATCGAGGTTTCtaacaaggtcaagaaggctgtTACCGACCTTGGTCTGAAGGTCGTTGCTACGAAGCCTGAGGACCAAGCTCACGCCATGACTGCTATTTACCTTCCCGATGGCATTGGCGCTGCTGATGTTCTGCCCAAGTTGGCCGCCAAGGGTGTCGTCTTTGCTGGTGGTATTCACAAGGCTATTGCTCCTAAGTATATCCGATTCGGCCATATGGGAGTCAGTGCT CTTGACCCCAGCCGAAACCACATCGAGAAGGCTCTCAGCGCTCTTAAGGATAGCTTGTTCGAGGTTGGCTACAAGGCTTAA